From Haloglomus litoreum, the proteins below share one genomic window:
- a CDS encoding type II CAAX prenyl endopeptidase Rce1 family protein codes for MTADITETRADDGASPPAGSRLRGGLALFALGMTGVVAIAMTVAPTLRGTPGLEGLSYPALVAVAAANSTVLLAVFVALGAVTAPRVGLRSHVYAWASGGRPDWSAVRDSLPLAVAVGAATFVVVFVLDAAFAPFVAIDGGMAGSDAETLRALAASAPYRLLYGGITEELLLRWGVMAPLAWALWWVGNRVGERRPSPSAAAVWAAIVVAAVLFGLGHLPALLATYDASVALVVRTVLLNTIAGVALGWLFWRRSLETAMVAHASFHVTLLTVSAVLVVAL; via the coding sequence GTGACCGCCGACATCACCGAGACGCGGGCCGATGACGGCGCCAGCCCCCCGGCCGGCAGCCGGCTCCGCGGTGGCCTCGCGCTGTTCGCCCTCGGGATGACGGGCGTCGTCGCCATCGCGATGACCGTCGCGCCGACGCTCCGGGGGACGCCCGGACTGGAGGGGCTCTCGTACCCGGCGCTGGTCGCCGTCGCGGCGGCCAACTCGACGGTCCTGCTCGCCGTCTTCGTGGCACTCGGTGCGGTGACCGCCCCACGGGTCGGCCTCCGGTCACACGTCTACGCGTGGGCGAGCGGTGGGCGCCCGGACTGGTCGGCCGTCCGGGACTCGCTCCCGCTGGCGGTCGCCGTCGGCGCCGCGACGTTCGTCGTGGTCTTCGTTCTCGACGCGGCGTTCGCGCCGTTCGTCGCCATCGACGGCGGGATGGCCGGGTCGGACGCCGAGACCCTCCGGGCGCTGGCTGCCTCGGCACCCTACCGGCTCCTCTACGGCGGCATCACGGAGGAGCTCCTCCTGCGCTGGGGCGTGATGGCCCCGCTCGCCTGGGCCCTCTGGTGGGTGGGCAACCGCGTCGGCGAGCGACGGCCATCCCCCTCCGCGGCGGCCGTGTGGGCGGCCATCGTCGTCGCCGCCGTCCTGTTCGGCCTGGGCCACCTCCCGGCCCTGCTGGCCACCTACGACGCGAGCGTCGCACTCGTCGTCCGGACGGTACTCCTGAACACCATCGCCGGCGTCGCGCTGGGCTGGCTGTTCTGGCGGCGCTCGCTGGAGACGGCAATGGTCGCTCACGCCAGCTTCCACGTCACGTTACTGACCGTCTCGGCCGTCCTCGTCGTCGCGCTCTGA
- a CDS encoding DUF7544 domain-containing protein, translating to MALYALDDLGDAFEVTRSFLTPVEWRTWLKLAVVAFFVGVPGANFSGFQTSFGGDGSGGPVPPGVTPNVDVGPQLWLIVGAVVAVVVLVGLVYLFVSSVMEFVLVDTVRTETVAIRRYWSDRWRQGVRLFGFRLLLGIVVLGSFLAIIGPVVLSALDIGPASLGISLALLVLLIPVFLVLAFLAATIYAFTTAFVVPIMMAEGRGVLSGWRRLWPSLRAEWKQYLAYAVVGFLLSATGGVLVGILVLLAVLVLLLPFGILFAVGFGVFLVAEPAGIVVLVVVGFVFLLAVLVAVALAQVPVVTYLRYYSLLILGDIEPDLDLVPEQRTAVREQDTDAGPEAEGGA from the coding sequence ATGGCCCTCTATGCCCTGGATGACCTCGGTGATGCGTTCGAGGTCACGAGGTCGTTCCTCACCCCCGTCGAGTGGCGGACCTGGTTGAAGCTCGCCGTGGTGGCGTTCTTCGTCGGCGTCCCCGGTGCAAACTTCTCCGGGTTCCAGACCTCCTTCGGCGGAGACGGCAGTGGCGGCCCCGTTCCGCCGGGCGTCACCCCCAACGTCGATGTGGGCCCGCAGCTGTGGCTCATCGTCGGTGCCGTCGTCGCGGTCGTCGTCCTCGTCGGACTCGTATACCTGTTCGTCTCGTCCGTGATGGAGTTCGTCCTCGTGGACACGGTCCGGACCGAAACCGTCGCGATCCGGCGCTACTGGTCCGACCGGTGGCGGCAGGGTGTCCGCCTGTTCGGGTTCCGGTTGCTGCTGGGAATCGTCGTCCTCGGGAGCTTCCTCGCCATCATCGGTCCGGTCGTCCTCTCGGCGCTGGATATCGGCCCCGCCAGCCTCGGCATCTCGCTCGCGCTCCTCGTCCTCCTGATCCCGGTGTTCCTGGTCCTCGCGTTCCTCGCCGCCACCATCTACGCCTTCACCACCGCCTTCGTCGTGCCCATCATGATGGCCGAGGGGCGCGGCGTCCTCTCGGGGTGGCGGCGGCTGTGGCCCAGTCTCCGTGCGGAGTGGAAGCAGTATCTCGCGTACGCCGTCGTCGGCTTCCTCCTCTCGGCGACCGGCGGCGTCCTGGTCGGCATCCTGGTCCTGCTCGCCGTCCTCGTGCTGTTGCTCCCGTTCGGCATCCTGTTCGCCGTCGGCTTCGGCGTCTTCCTCGTCGCCGAGCCCGCCGGTATCGTCGTGCTCGTGGTCGTCGGGTTCGTGTTCCTGCTGGCCGTGCTGGTGGCCGTCGCGCTGGCACAGGTACCGGTGGTGACCTACCTCCGGTACTACTCGCTGCTGATCCTCGGTGACATCGAGCCGGACCTCGATCTGGTCCCCGAGCAGCGGACCGCGGTCCGCGAGCAGGACACCGACGCCGGACCCGAGGCGGAGGGCGGCGCGTGA
- a CDS encoding PQQ-binding-like beta-propeller repeat protein — MVSRRRLLQVGAGTLAAAAGCTDTTDNPPADAGPSDQPSPTDAGDGPTTTPDGDLDAWEPAWTLSFDHDVLGVDAGENHLFLTVSANDGPSAVVAVDPAEQSIVWRTESEGEAVAASHAAARPIARGHWGATVTARSVYTVAGPAEEREWTALHALDRATGDRRWSVRRDRRFSVAGVTDGLLVATGQEFVDRGTPAHPTPTPERTSTVVYGIDAADGSVRWTREFVAVGAPDVALSSDGIFVATGDRLVGLDHQGSTTFTLDHGPATRVEAVPGRVYYLSGDPYEGGPQTLHGVSPDGTRAWAHDLAVHELLLDGDRLYAGGDVVVAVDPDGTVAWQDGDYGEWLLLDPDGDTLYTRSGVQADAATAYDTAGEARWTFDPPANNAWPEAATADALMVDTVSGPTYLVDAEGEATATLERETIFDALGLDGTMFVADGRNQLLALDP, encoded by the coding sequence ATGGTCTCCCGCAGACGACTCCTCCAGGTAGGCGCCGGCACGCTGGCCGCGGCGGCCGGCTGTACCGACACCACCGACAATCCGCCGGCCGATGCCGGCCCCTCCGACCAGCCCTCCCCGACCGACGCCGGCGACGGGCCCACGACCACCCCCGACGGGGACCTGGACGCGTGGGAGCCAGCGTGGACGCTCTCCTTCGACCACGACGTTCTCGGGGTCGACGCCGGCGAGAACCACCTCTTCCTGACGGTGAGTGCGAACGACGGCCCGTCGGCGGTGGTCGCCGTCGACCCCGCCGAGCAGTCCATCGTGTGGCGCACCGAGTCCGAGGGTGAGGCCGTCGCCGCCTCCCACGCGGCCGCGAGGCCCATCGCCCGCGGGCACTGGGGGGCCACCGTCACCGCGCGGTCGGTCTACACCGTCGCGGGCCCCGCGGAGGAGCGCGAGTGGACCGCGCTGCACGCGCTCGACCGGGCCACCGGGGACCGGCGCTGGTCGGTCCGCAGGGACCGCCGGTTCTCGGTCGCCGGCGTGACGGACGGTCTCCTGGTCGCGACCGGACAGGAGTTCGTCGACCGCGGGACGCCGGCGCACCCGACCCCGACGCCCGAGCGGACCAGTACGGTCGTCTACGGTATCGACGCCGCAGACGGGTCGGTCAGGTGGACACGGGAGTTCGTGGCGGTCGGCGCGCCAGACGTCGCGCTCTCGTCCGACGGCATCTTCGTCGCCACCGGCGACCGACTCGTCGGCCTCGACCACCAGGGGAGCACCACCTTCACCCTCGACCACGGGCCCGCGACACGGGTCGAGGCGGTCCCGGGGCGGGTCTACTACCTGTCGGGCGACCCGTACGAGGGTGGCCCGCAGACGCTCCACGGCGTCTCCCCGGACGGGACGCGGGCGTGGGCACACGACCTCGCGGTCCACGAGCTCCTGCTCGATGGCGACCGGCTGTACGCCGGCGGCGATGTCGTCGTCGCGGTCGACCCGGACGGGACCGTCGCCTGGCAGGACGGCGACTACGGCGAGTGGCTCCTGCTCGACCCGGACGGGGACACGCTGTACACCCGGAGCGGCGTGCAGGCCGACGCCGCGACCGCCTACGACACCGCCGGGGAGGCTCGCTGGACGTTCGACCCGCCGGCGAACAACGCGTGGCCCGAGGCCGCCACCGCCGACGCGCTCATGGTCGACACGGTCTCCGGACCCACGTACCTCGTCGATGCCGAGGGCGAGGCCACGGCCACGCTGGAGCGCGAGACCATCTTCGACGCGCTCGGACTCGACGGGACGATGTTCGTCGCCGACGGTCGGAACCAGCTGCTCGCGCTGGACCCCTGA